The sequence AGGCTTTCAGGGAAGCAAAGTCTTAAATTTAGTGGAAAAACTGAAGGAAGTTACATCATTGCCGGTTATTACGTGGGATGAACGATTAACTACGGTAATGGCAGAACGGGTTTTAATTCAGGCTGATATGAGTAGAAAAAAACGAAAAAGTATTATAGATAAAATGGCAGCAGCAATAATCCTCCAAAATTATTTGGATAGCCAAAATAATAGTTGACTATTTGCAGAAATTTATATAGAATGTCTTTAAAATATATAAAAAAATTGAGGTGAAAATATTGGAAAAAGAACAGGAAAACAAGACTATTGTTTTACATGATGAGGAAGGGAAGGAATGGGAATTTGAGGTTGTTGATATAATTACAGTAAATAACAATGACTATGCTCTTCTCCTGCCCTTAGAAGATAACGAAGACGATGAAGTTTATGTTTTTAGGATAGAAGAAGATGAAAACGGAAACCAGATCCTTGTTGATTTGGATGATGAAGAAGAACTGGAAATGGTAGAAGAAGCATGGGAAGAATTAGAAGAAGAACAATATAATGATAGGGATTATGAAGAGGAAGAATAATTTATTCCCTTCGGTTATAAAAGTCTTGACAGCGAATCTGCCTTCAATTATAATTTAAAACAAACCTAGTTTTACTATTTATCATGTTAACTCAATGAAGGGGAATAGTAAAGTGAATCCTTTTTCAGAGAATCGGTGGTTGGTGCAAACCGATAAAGGGTTTTCTTGAATCCACCCCGGAGATGCTGGTGATGAATCAAGCCGGGTTTGCCCGTTATAGCATTAAAGAGGGCTGTAATGCCAAAAAGGGTGGCAACGCGGGATAATCTCGTCCCTTATAGTTTTAAAAACTGTAACGGACGGGATTTGTTTTTATTACAGCTGAAGAAGGGTGGCAACACGGGAATCGTCTCGTCCCTTATGTTAGGGCGAGATTTTTTATTATTATAAAAATCTGTAAAAGGAGGAAAATAATTATGAAAAAAGGCTATTTGCGTTTACCGGGCCCTACAGAGATACCTGAGGAAGTCTTGTTAGCAATGTCTAAACCCATGATAGGGCATCGGGGAAAGGAATTCAAAGAGATTTTCAGTTCTGTTTCCGAGGAAATTAAAGGTGTTTTTCAGACCCAGAATGATGTGCTGATATTCCCGGGAGCAGGAACGGGAGGACTGGAAGCCGCAATAGTAAACCTATTTTCTCCTGGCGATAAGGTCTTATTGATAAGTGTAGGGGTATTTGGCAATAGATTTGGAGAAATCGCTGAAAGATTTCATTTAGATGTAGAAAAAATTGAGTTTCAATGGGGAAAAACCTTTGACCTTCAGATAATAAAAGAAAGAATAGATAAAGATAAAGGAGGGAAGATCAAAGGAGTAATAGTTACCCATAACGAAACATCTACAGGGGTATTAAATGATATTTCCTCTCTAAAGGACGTTTTGAGAAACCATTCTGCCCTGTTAATTGTTGATGCAGTGAGTTCTTTAGGAGCCGTAGATCTCAAAACCGATGAATGGGGTATAGACGTGGTTGTTACCGGTTCACAGAAAGCTTTAATGCTGCCGCCCGGTCTAACCTTAATAAGT is a genomic window of Koleobacter methoxysyntrophicus containing:
- a CDS encoding DUF1292 domain-containing protein translates to MEKEQENKTIVLHDEEGKEWEFEVVDIITVNNNDYALLLPLEDNEDDEVYVFRIEEDENGNQILVDLDDEEELEMVEEAWEELEEEQYNDRDYEEEE
- the ruvX gene encoding Holliday junction resolvase RuvX, which gives rise to MRVMALDVGDRNIGVAISDETGLVARGIGVIKRKSIEKDLQDIKNFIKENHVEKIVIGLPKNMNGTVGFQGSKVLNLVEKLKEVTSLPVITWDERLTTVMAERVLIQADMSRKKRKSIIDKMAAAIILQNYLDSQNNS
- a CDS encoding pyridoxal-phosphate-dependent aminotransferase family protein, encoding MKKGYLRLPGPTEIPEEVLLAMSKPMIGHRGKEFKEIFSSVSEEIKGVFQTQNDVLIFPGAGTGGLEAAIVNLFSPGDKVLLISVGVFGNRFGEIAERFHLDVEKIEFQWGKTFDLQIIKERIDKDKGGKIKGVIVTHNETSTGVLNDISSLKDVLRNHSALLIVDAVSSLGAVDLKTDEWGIDVVVTGSQKALMLPPGLTLISISPKGWDAVEKSQIPKYYWDFKKAKNNLIKGQTPYTPAISLIFGLKESLKLIYKEGLDNIFSRHILLSKAFREGIKCMGLTPFADDHCASPTVTAIKVPDGIEPSKLRKKMADEFRMDIAGGQQKLQDTIIRVGHMGYVDKLDIISTLWALGMTLEELGFGADITSAIKKAQQVLKKEG